In Actinomycetota bacterium, a single genomic region encodes these proteins:
- a CDS encoding translation initiation factor IF-3, protein MNDRIRSPQVRLVGPDGAQIGVVQTQDALRQARELDLDLVEVA, encoded by the coding sequence ATAAACGACAGGATCCGGTCGCCGCAGGTGCGGCTGGTGGGCCCGGACGGGGCGCAGATCGGGGTCGTCCAGACGCAGGACGCGCTCCGGCAGGCCCGAGAGCTGGATCTCGACCTGGTGGAGGTGGCAC